A window of the Desulfovibrio oxyclinae DSM 11498 genome harbors these coding sequences:
- a CDS encoding geranylgeranyl reductase family protein yields MKARYDLVVCGGGPAGSSAALAAARQGLSVAVLEKESHPRHKLCGGLLTWKTMRLLEEHFGLDAEALRRADALSHVSDQYGIRSRHRLLAQGRLSHPFHFIRRAPFDALLAKAAKSAGVRIFDHCRVSGCDCESGAVQTSQGTFYGHVVLGADGVSSSVRRCMPDAMRSRQRWKRYLAPAMEGYVPRDEWPGQLDRPELYIGFLDAGYGWVFPNRDRVLVGMCGLRRGKRPFTKNVEEYLDFLGVQPEDIREMRGHPLPYGNWLSDPARGRVLLAGDAAGIVEPLFGEGLFFAMASGRCAGLAAHEQRSGIMPADKAYRETMNREIIPELRGSERLRAKVFRGFKLAGDGGFGLILRAFAGILGDVVHGKRSYRTFRKTSWDFRLPSS; encoded by the coding sequence ATGAAAGCACGGTACGACCTTGTGGTTTGCGGCGGCGGTCCCGCCGGATCATCCGCGGCACTCGCCGCGGCTCGACAGGGTCTTTCCGTTGCCGTGCTGGAAAAGGAGAGCCATCCGAGGCATAAGCTCTGCGGCGGGCTGCTCACATGGAAAACCATGCGCCTGTTGGAAGAGCACTTCGGTCTGGACGCAGAAGCGCTGCGCCGGGCGGACGCCCTCTCCCATGTCTCTGACCAATACGGCATCCGCAGCCGTCATCGCCTGCTGGCACAGGGCAGGCTTTCCCACCCCTTCCATTTCATTCGGCGCGCCCCGTTCGATGCCCTGCTCGCAAAAGCCGCGAAATCGGCCGGTGTTCGCATTTTCGATCACTGCCGCGTCTCGGGTTGCGATTGCGAGTCAGGAGCCGTCCAGACGTCTCAGGGGACGTTTTACGGGCATGTGGTGCTTGGAGCGGACGGCGTCAGCAGCTCGGTGCGGCGCTGCATGCCGGACGCGATGCGATCCCGGCAGCGCTGGAAGCGGTATCTGGCCCCGGCCATGGAGGGGTATGTTCCCCGGGATGAATGGCCCGGCCAGTTGGACAGGCCGGAGCTGTACATCGGGTTTCTCGACGCGGGCTACGGCTGGGTGTTTCCGAATCGCGACCGCGTGCTCGTGGGCATGTGCGGTCTCAGGCGCGGCAAGCGGCCCTTTACGAAGAATGTTGAGGAGTATCTCGATTTTCTCGGCGTGCAACCGGAAGACATCCGGGAAATGCGCGGGCATCCGCTACCCTACGGGAACTGGTTGTCCGACCCGGCGCGAGGCCGGGTGCTGCTGGCGGGCGATGCCGCAGGCATCGTGGAACCGCTTTTCGGGGAAGGGCTCTTTTTTGCCATGGCCTCGGGCCGCTGCGCCGGGCTGGCAGCCCATGAACAGCGTAGCGGGATCATGCCCGCGGACAAGGCCTACAGGGAAACCATGAACCGCGAGATCATCCCCGAACTCCGTGGCTCGGAAAGGCTTCGCGCAAAGGTTTTCCGAGGCTTCAAGCTGGCCGGTGACGGCGGATTCGGCCTGATCCTGCGTGCTTTCGCCGGAATCCTCGGCGACGTGGTGCACGGCAAGCGTTCTTATCGCACCTTCCGCAAGACCAGCTGGGATTTCCGGCTGCCCTCTTCCTGA
- a CDS encoding YbaY family lipoprotein, with translation MNRFAIIHRFAVMLCCVLLTACAVKSPHPTEPEDFTARQWRLEYIGERPVIDFSNTTIFFGRDGRVSGNGGCNAYSGKWELRDGKLHIGPLAATMALCPAEAVNEQESRFFRGLAKAESASVHPETGALHIFMEGEEQPMIFHEIKKDAVVKGALTYRERIALGPEAVAIVRLLDVSRQDAAAPVLAEQRIENPGQVPIRFHLEYDPKLIKPGMRYAIRAEIRYMGRLMFTTTEHHPLPKDGGPVNILLKMPQ, from the coding sequence ATGAACCGTTTCGCCATCATCCATCGCTTTGCCGTCATGCTCTGCTGCGTGCTGCTGACGGCTTGTGCCGTCAAGTCCCCGCATCCGACGGAACCGGAAGATTTCACCGCCCGCCAGTGGCGGCTGGAATACATCGGGGAACGCCCGGTGATCGACTTCAGCAACACCACCATCTTTTTCGGCCGCGATGGGCGCGTCTCCGGCAACGGCGGCTGCAACGCGTACTCCGGTAAATGGGAACTCCGCGACGGCAAGCTGCACATTGGACCACTTGCCGCCACCATGGCCCTGTGTCCGGCAGAGGCCGTCAACGAACAGGAGTCCCGCTTTTTCCGGGGACTGGCCAAAGCCGAATCCGCCTCGGTTCATCCCGAAACCGGCGCCCTGCACATTTTCATGGAAGGGGAAGAACAGCCCATGATATTTCATGAAATCAAAAAGGATGCAGTGGTGAAGGGTGCCCTGACCTATCGCGAACGCATCGCCCTCGGACCGGAAGCCGTGGCCATCGTTCGGCTGCTGGACGTCTCCCGTCAGGACGCGGCCGCTCCGGTGCTCGCCGAACAGCGCATCGAAAATCCCGGACAGGTGCCCATCCGGTTTCATCTGGAATATGACCCGAAGCTGATCAAACCCGGCATGCGATACGCCATCCGGGCAGAAATCCGCTACATGGGAAGACTCATGTTCACCACCACGGAACACCATCCCCTGCCGAAAGACGGCGGGCCGGTGAATATTCTGCTCAAGATGCCGCAGTAG
- a CDS encoding HD domain-containing phosphohydrolase, with amino-acid sequence MDLKIIDLTAGISHALDLISPEVVGHHSRTAEIAATLARQLGFTGQDISDLFVAALLHDIGAFSRKARIDALDFETKDIHHAETGWKLLCEVPHMARPARLIRLHHTPWEHIPEDVPPDEALLANVLNLADRVDVAHLSPDLLPRLNRLAGTAFAPRVVNTISPDVLELREKLLSGDNYTWLSRIENRVIPASDVVGFCDAFSHVIDFRSRFTATHSCGVATIARELGRLNGMAEDELRTLKLAGLLHDLGKLAVPSEIIEKPGMLTESEFEIMRGHTLVTEKILGSMEGLGDICLWASQHHERLDGGGYPHGLSSDDLSEGSRIMAVADVFTALTEDRPYRPGMDRHATMQVLEGMVDSGLLDASIIKLLQQQFVPINDLRVLSQEKALSRFKALAA; translated from the coding sequence ATGGACCTGAAAATCATCGACCTGACGGCAGGCATCTCTCACGCGCTGGACCTCATCAGTCCAGAAGTGGTGGGGCATCACAGCCGTACCGCGGAAATAGCCGCCACGCTCGCCCGGCAGCTGGGATTCACCGGGCAGGATATCAGCGACCTGTTCGTGGCCGCGCTGCTGCACGACATCGGCGCTTTCAGCCGAAAAGCCCGCATTGACGCGCTGGATTTCGAGACAAAGGACATCCATCATGCCGAAACCGGCTGGAAGCTGCTGTGCGAGGTGCCGCACATGGCCCGTCCCGCACGGCTCATCCGGCTGCACCACACTCCGTGGGAGCACATTCCCGAAGATGTTCCTCCAGACGAAGCCCTGCTGGCCAACGTGCTGAACCTCGCCGACCGCGTGGACGTGGCGCACCTTTCGCCGGATCTTCTGCCGCGTCTCAACCGGCTCGCCGGAACCGCGTTCGCCCCCCGCGTGGTGAACACCATCTCTCCGGATGTTCTTGAATTGCGGGAAAAACTTCTCTCAGGCGACAACTACACATGGCTCAGCCGCATCGAAAACCGTGTCATCCCCGCCAGCGACGTGGTCGGGTTCTGTGACGCCTTTTCCCACGTCATCGATTTCCGGAGCCGCTTTACCGCCACGCATTCCTGCGGCGTGGCCACCATCGCGCGGGAACTGGGCAGACTGAACGGCATGGCCGAGGACGAGCTGCGCACCCTCAAGCTGGCAGGGCTGCTGCACGATCTCGGGAAGCTGGCCGTTCCCTCTGAGATTATCGAAAAGCCCGGGATGCTCACGGAAAGCGAATTCGAGATCATGCGCGGACACACGCTGGTGACGGAAAAGATTCTCGGCTCCATGGAAGGCCTCGGCGACATCTGCCTCTGGGCCAGCCAGCATCACGAGCGACTCGACGGCGGCGGCTATCCCCACGGGCTGTCGTCCGACGACCTTTCCGAAGGCTCCCGCATCATGGCCGTGGCCGACGTATTCACGGCCCTGACGGAAGACCGTCCGTACCGCCCCGGCATGGACCGACACGCCACCATGCAGGTGCTGGAAGGGATGGTGGATTCCGGCCTGCTGGACGCTTCCATCATCAAGCTTTTGCAGCAGCAGTTCGTGCCCATCAATGACTTGCGCGTGCTCTCACAGGAAAAGGCGCTCTCCCGTTTCAAGGCTCTGGCTGCCTGA